From a single bacterium genomic region:
- the lptE gene encoding LPS assembly lipoprotein LptE produces the protein MTEKRIKRTFLSLGALVAPIFFLSGCHPAVLIVPSYIKTVGVELFQNRTSYFGLETLFTRATIRQFETDGRIPLEDPDHADMVVKVVIRQLDKIPSYYDPKTNAVLQYRLSVTYDIAAVDQREKKTFFEDNGKIHSLFYYTPDYVGAVTQTEDQAMAQLAEDMARTIVRRVLEGY, from the coding sequence ATGACCGAGAAAAGAATCAAGCGGACCTTCCTTTCCCTTGGTGCCCTGGTGGCCCCGATCTTTTTCTTATCCGGATGCCACCCGGCCGTCCTCATCGTCCCTTCCTACATCAAGACCGTCGGCGTGGAACTCTTCCAGAACCGGACCAGTTACTTCGGCTTGGAGACCCTCTTCACCCGAGCCACGATCCGGCAGTTCGAGACCGACGGACGCATTCCCCTGGAGGACCCGGACCACGCGGACATGGTGGTCAAGGTGGTCATCCGCCAACTGGACAAGATCCCTTCCTATTACGACCCCAAGACCAACGCGGTGCTCCAGTACCGGTTATCGGTGACCTACGACATCGCCGCGGTGGACCAAAGGGAAAAAAAGACCTTTTTCGAGGATAATGGAAAGATCCACAGCCTGTTCTACTACACGCCCGATTACGTCGGGGCCGTGACCCAGACCGAGGACCAGGCCATGGCCCAACTGGCGGAAGATATGGCCCGCACCATCGTGCGGCGCGTGCTGGAAGGCTACTAA